CGTTTAAATTTGCAATGCAGATGTACAGTAAATACAGATATAATTGGAAGTTCATCATGTACCAACACGTATTTCTATTATTAGCATCCTATGAGATTATTAGGGTGAAACAACTGTTGAAAAGGTGACTTCAGGAAATACAGCTGCTATGCAAGAGGTTTTAAATCTGGGACATGGACTCTGTTGCATCACACATTTTGCTGCTCCAGTTGCTTTCTGGTCTTTTAGCCTTTGCCTGCTGATTACACCCATTGAAAATGAATCGAGCTTCCATTAATTCATTTGATTGGTAAAGGATTACACATTcaggggagagaaaaaaaaaaagaggtaaaaatATGACAGAAAAGTGATCAAATTCTAGGGTTGCATTTACCTCAATTGCATCTTTAAATTCATCATCTGGCTCAGCTTCCTCAGCTTCCTCTATGCTGCCAGGAGAGAGGTCCTgttatcaaacacacacaaatcaaaCATCAATGGTCGGTCATAACCCAAAGAACTTGTGAAACCCTGTTGGTTCCAGAATCACCACCCTGGATAAACAGCAGTCatttaataaactgaaaaacaagatAATTTAAAATCATGTATTGAAAGCATTCAGTTGACCGACACAAAGTCAGACTAATCTCAACCCCTCATCCATCTGTTCGATGGAGGATCAAATCTCAATAAAATACGGTATGATGGATGAGAGGAAATGGTCCACGTGTGGATTTACATTCTAGTAAATACGTTGAGTTCACTTCATGGGATGAGCAGAGTAAGAAGCTTAAAGCTGTGGTTGGGCCTAATGTAAATCACAACAACTGCATAAATCTGTATGAAAGCTCACATTTCCTCTTCTCACCTCCAGACTCGTTGGTGTGGGGGTCCTGTCCAGCAAGTTGCTCTGTTCCTGTTCTTCACACATCCCCTCTGAGGACTGGCTCCGACCCATGTGGAACAGCTTTCTAAGGTCCATCAAAACTAGAACACAAGAACAGgaccatttattttttcttttgggttGGTGGGGCGGGCAGGGGGGGTTCTCAGCATTACTTTGAAAAATCATTTCGAAACTAAAGGAAACAACCTCTGCAGAAGTCTTTGTTCCACAAGAAGATGGCACTGTTGAGCCCAGCGAGCACCCAGCCCACAGGAGCAACATAGAGCAGACATGCCAGGGTTAGCATCCCACAATAGAACCTGGAAGTATTACATAACAAATGTTGTATTAAAACAGTGTAAGTGATCAGCCATGACATTGTTTACGTTTAAATATACTCAGTCTGAACATTTCTATTAATAAAGCAGAAGTCAATCACTTCTTTTCCAAAAATAATTCTTCAAAACTGACTTTTTATTCACAAACTTCTAAGAATCCAGTTATTGATGAAAAATGTGGCAGATACACATGATGTCTGTGTGTATCTGGATATACATGTTTCTGCAAACATACAAACCTTGATGACTTGGTGTGATTATCCCAGTATAGGACCTTATAAACAGCTTCTGCTGACTGACAAGCAGACGACAACATGTCGTCCAGGTGCTTCAACCTGGTGATgacaaaaaatacacacaaccACAAACATTTTAAGTACAAAGTAAGACGCACTTCCACCAGTACAGGAGCAAACACGGAGTTTGATGGGGAATTCCTTCAAATAAAAGATTTATATCTACAGAAAATCTAACATACATGCAGAAACACTCAAAGACAAGAGTGCACTCATGCAGGCGAACTCTCACTGCCCACACACAGAACATTAAAAGCTGAAACAGTAAGTCCATTAAGGGGAAAACTGATCCATGTGGCTCTGAAAGGCACCAACATATCTTTCGACCTCTTGATGAATTATCAGTCAGGAATCATcgtcaaatgaaatgaaaataatcattGGCTGCAAACCTGCAGCTTTTTTATCTTACAGGTCTTTGACTTCCAGCATGGCCTCCTGTTTGGAAATTTGGACTGTTAGCAGGTCTCGGCGGTGCACAGCATGATAGCGCCTCCTCTGGAGCTCAGCTTCAGAAGCTCTGCCCCCACACCTGTCCTGCAGGTAACCCAGGGCAGCAGGTGCTGACACTGCAACCACACTCACCGTGAACCAGCCAACTGATACCAGAAAGGAAAATAGGACAACCAGATAatgaattattaatttttttcagaaaacaacAGCCGGATCAATATTAATGTCTAATGGCTACACCTACCTTCAGTAACTGTGCAAAAGAAGATATTAAGGACTATACAGACAAGCAGAGAACACAGTGGCATCTTCCATCTAAGGGATTAAAAAAGAGCAAACAATGATAAACATGGCTTTCTTTGACTACAACCAAttattaaaaatcaaatatagTATAAAATGGTCACAAAAGTCACAAACACCCATACACACCCGAGCAGGTAGCGAACAAGCTCCAATGCATCTACAACTGGTTCTAGAAACAGAGCCATTTTCTTGTACGACACAACCATGTTGTAGAGGTCAAAGTTTGGTACACAGCGAGGGCTCCCCAACTCAGAGGCATCCGGAGACCCTGATGTCTCTTTAGAAAATGAGTGAACCAGCTCCCCCCGTTCCCCTGAACCCTGCGAGGGATCTTGGAAAGCTCCAGTAATTTGCATCGTCTTCCCTGGATagaatgaagaaaagaaagcagacAGGATTCAAGAACTGAAGCAACTTTCCCATGACTGGCAaatgtcacaaacacacacactcagaaaatGCATTCTAGACCATTTCCTTCTGGTCAGAGAACAGCACTTAAAACCTTCAGCTGGAGAACACGATGTATAAAGTTCactactgtgcaaaagtctcaAACCTCCTTATTTGTTTAGAAATGACctggaaaacatgaaatagGTGCAATgcattaaataaacagaaatacgGTGCAGAAGACAAAAAGAGATTTTGTACTATCTTAACAGGCTTGAAAGTAAATATTTCTAAGAACACCCTATAAGTCAAGCTTTCATCTttttaagtagtcttcaggattAGTTCTCCAGTTTCCAAAGGGATGTTCCATTCTCCATCAATATGATCCCACATTGTTTCAGTATtgttgaggtccaggctctGAGGAGGATCCATGACTTTATAAAATCTGCTGCCACTGATAATCGgttcagttcttgtgtcataccacagccttttctccctgtttttcttctttaagaagGGCTTCTTGAAAGTGCAGATTAAAATGGTTTATTGCCAAGTTTTCCCAATATGTACAGACTTGAGTTGTGTCTCAAATTATGTACATAACGATTTGTAGGTCAGTGCAAAGTggcttaaaaaacaagaaaacttgcAAAATTACATTCTTTCATTATTGATTAGCTACAAAGACTGGAAAGGTGAAAATGTAGTGCTGACCAAAATTCAGAAAGCCGGGAGAATTTTCGCTCAAGGTAATTTTCATAAAAGTGCAAGAAAGCCTAACTCTTGTAATGCAAACAAATGAGGGGTAGTATAAGACTTCAGCACAGTGTGTTATATTGAGTCACCCTCAAAAAGATCATGTGTGAAGTATAGACACGATTATATGAACACATCAGTGGCTGATAAAACGCCTTAAAAGATATGAAACATCAAGCATCCTAAGATTAGCTTTACTTGCATaagttacttttaaaaaatacacacacacacacacacatcaggtAAGTAAAGTTTCTGCCCTGTAAATATGCATCTTTACAACACATTAAGTATTAATCTGCCAATGGGCCATGCCATTAAAGGTCTGGAAAATAACGTTTTAGTGCTACTATCAAATATATCTTGATGTTATTTGCAAATAGGTTAATAAAAACAGTGCTAATACGAGCCCCTGCAGTCGAAATTAGTTGGAATATATCGGCAAGAATCTAAGTGCCATATTAGAcataaaaaacactttcatcATAAACTATTTCTATGAGGTGGGTTAATTTTAAACGTTGTAGTACTTTGCCACAATTGTAGCCAGTCTACTCTGTTTTCACATGCAAGTACTTCCAATTTTGGGTAATCCTCTTCATGCCTGAGTCCTGACATTActgtaaaatattacatttaacgGACCGTGAACAGAAAGAGCACTCAGTATAAACAACATCTCCTATGACTGCTGCAAATCACCGCTGTAGCCTGAGATGTCAATCAATAGAATGAACTCTGACAGGAGAGCAAAGTACACCTGTACAACAACAACGACACTACAGCCTTGCTAAACCCATCTTACATTATCTGTTCGGCATGAAGGAGACAACTTACCGAGCCGAGTGAGTCCGACAACAGCAAACTtatgcagcagcagaggagctgAGAGAAGCTATGGCGAAACTAGCAAGTTTCACCGACATCGTGAGCATGGAGGAAGGAAGTGTTTCCAAATTCAACCAGCTCGGTTAACATGACCATAGCCTGCTTCCCTGTGTGTACAGTGAGCTGTCCAAACGGGGTGGTGAATGAAACCGTGTGCAGAGAAAGCCCGCGGGGGATATGCggctgttttgtttgtggagCCAGCTATCTTTATTAGCACCGTTTTGTTCAGTGAATGTCCCTTCCGTGTCTAATCCAGGCCAAACAATTGATAGCAGGAAATGATAGAATATCCATAACAATGGATCACAGAAAACATCGATCGATGGCAgactagagagagagagacagatagagagagagaggtccAAAAGTCATATTACAGTGACATATTAGtttcttaaataaatgtgacaaacCGCTACCTTTGAGTGATATAAAAGCAAACCTTTTCAAATCTAGGAAGTACAGTATTAGAAGTGGAAGGTTTGTAATGAGTAAAACCACTGAAGTGGACACATCTGGCTGAGAGTATAAGGGGGAAAATAATTATTGGAAAACTGATTTTACAGGCACCAATTGaaatttttttgttcatttacatatttaaaaataaggtttttatataacttttaaagacttacttttatttattcatttatttatttgtttgtttgttattttacaaattatatatttgaatttaaaggatttcttgttaaatatacacttgtttttaaattgtccACGTAACAGTttcataaaattttaaaaaagaatacaCTGCTGGCTGTAAGTAAAGAAACCAGCACATTCTAAGTACCATCAGCTAAGTCTATACCAACACTTAAAGGCAGAAGATCTAAAGTCAGtttgtgacattttaaagtAACTGTAAAGTATTAAAAACTGTGTAGTCAGTCTATTCCTCAGATATGATCTAGTACTTGTAGTCCACTGGAAAAACTAGAACTTTGtattaacacaaacaaaaacagatgcaaAGCCACAAAAAGGCgagggaagataaaaaaaaaaaaccgatACAGTGATGCTAAGAAAGAAGTATGATTGATGACCATCAGTTAGCACACAGTAGCTACTCAAATGGAAAAGCTATGATGTACTTTGTTCTACTGTTTCCTGATCCTTGAACATATTGTTTTGACTTCAGTGAGACgtcatcatttaaaaacacacaggaaGTGACTAGTTGGTTTAATCTCCTAATCCAACACGTCCAGTCaagcagctactgtgttagcAGAGAAGTTGGGTGGGTGTCCCTGAATGATGGGACTCAAGTATTAAAGCAACTATCTGAGTTTACATGCTGATATATTGTTAGTCACCCTCTACCAGGAACACATCATCTCCTTTAAGCCTATACTCGGCAGTGAACTTAACTGCTTCTTCTTTACGATTTGTGTTTCTTCCTAGATAAGATTATTTATTAATCAACATTTATGTTGAATATCCATTTTAACCCAGCCATGCTATTTTCTATAGTTTAgttagtttaataaaattaatatgtGCATGATAAAAAGCACataaaagaaatgacaagaaacCCAAACACTCTTCCAGTgactttatttatgtaattataaaataaatgaagaaaaaataggTGAAAAAAATACCTGGAATTACAGTGAAAGATTTTGAACATACTGAATTTTGATATGAGCTGTGCCACATTTGTTTCCTTAGAACACATACAAGCTAGTTGATCTGATATCTTCCAGCTAGAGAATGTCTTCTCATTTGACAAGTGTAGACTCAGTATTACAACATTTATGTATAATCACCCCAAATCTTATATCAGCATTTCTGCATGAGACACACAGGAAATGTTGATAAGGGAATATTCttttgcacctttttttttctgtcctgttcGAAATGTTCAGAACTGTATTTGGGAATTATCAGACGTCTGACCAGAAATGTCAGTAAACAGCTTCAGGTATGATAGTTTGTAAAAACTGCTAAATGGCAAATGGAGggcattttatttgtcttttgtacattaaaaaaatattacattaaaacaTTGCGGGAATTGCATAAAAGCAGCTGCTTACACTTGAAGATTTACAGACTACTGCAGCTACATGCTATGAGAACGCTGGTGGAATTTGAGCCCACCACAGTTCCTGAAAGACTTCCCACACTGTCCACAGATGTAAGGCTTCTCTCCAGTATGGATGCGGAAATGGCGGGTTAACGCTCCAGAGTGGCGAAAGCACTTGGAGCACACAGAGCAGGTATAAggtctctctcctgtgtggatgcGAAGGTGTGTCTTCAGATTCTCCATGCGGTTGAACTCTCTGTTGCACACTGTGCAGCGGAAGGGGCTGCAGCCTGGTGGGTAGAGCTGCAGCCTGGTCCTCTTGTTTCCCGCTAAGGGCTGCGGACAACGCTGATGGAGCCTCTGCTGGCACTGACCATAATGCCGCCGCAGCAAGCTGGGCAGGTGGAAGCTCTGACTGCAGAACTTACAGGTGTGAAGGGTGGCGATGGCGCGGCTGGTCCGGAGTTGGACTCCATAGACTGGTTGAGATGGTTGAGATATGACAGCTGGTTCTGCCAGCTGGTTGCTGTTTGGAAATGCAGAGGAGATGGACCGATGATCTGGTGGTGGCATGCTTGCGACCAGATTTGCAGGATGTGctgcagaaaaatacaaaatgttggattaaacagtaaaaagaaaactaggAAAACATTAATCTTTTTGGCATTTAGACACATGATATAAAACCCGAATGTTTAACCATTGTGCTGTCCTTGCGCGTCTGCACCACTGCTCGTGTCTGCACCGTGGTGTTCATTGCATGTGCCATCGCTCAGCGGTCCAAGGCGCACACGCAGGACAGCAGATGCATGCGCAGCCTCTGCAGATGTATTTGCCACAGCCGCAACACGTGATGTGTGTTTTGCGGTCTTTGTTTGATGGGCAGATCTGACAGCGTTTCCTCTTGCTCGCAGGGGTGTTGGTTGAGGGGCTGTGCTGGTGCTGGTGGTGGaggtgttgttgttgttgttgttggtggtggcggtcatcatcatcatcatttgctGCCACAGTATACAAAGAGGCGAGCAAAAATGTTGTAGTACAtgtatacacagacacacatccaCACCCCCctgaccccccacccccctttttCCCCTGCAAAGcctgaataaaatgtaaaatgtatgtCAAAGATGGTTTGTATGATTGAAATTAGAGAAACCGATCAAGGATGTGCTTTGTACACACACATCTTTATTATGAACACGTTGCTCTACAGGTATGTGTGGCCATTACAGAATTGGTTCACCATCACATGTACAATCTAATACATCGGTGTACCATTACAACAATATTGCTCTGCAACAAAGTGATTAATCTGTAAGGCATCTATTGTAAGACAATAACTGTCTTTATAGCATGATTATCCTGTGATACACTGGACCGAATGGGAAATTGTAGAACTAGCGCTGACCCAGCAGACACAAGTCCACCATCTGAGTGCAGCAGCACGGATGCGTTTCCTCTGGAAATCACCAGGTCGCTAGGGTTGACAGTTTTCAGTTTAGTCTGCTTCTCGAGCATCACCACGGCATTGGATGGTTGGAACCACCCATCCGAGTTTGCCCAAAGATCCATCCACCCAGGGGTTGATACGTGCTCATCTGCAAGTCAGCACTGTGATGGCTGATCCTGGAACCCttgatgtgtgtgtctgctggtTCACATCTGATCATAGTAAAACTGTTTGTCTTCTTACCCAGAACAGGTAATCCTCTGCTAATGCAAAGTTAGTAGCTATGAACACACCATGTGATTCATTGCACAGCTCGTCTTCCCCATGTAGATGGTCATGGTGGGAAAAAAGCTTGGGCTTGTAGTGTATACCTAGGCCGTCTCCGACATCCTGCTCGAATGTCGCCGATGTTCGCTTGGAGATGAAGACTCTGCCCTTTGATGTCATGTAGTCACGTTGCCCAAAGCGAAAACTGCTGCCATCCTTGGATATGACCAGATCTGGGCATGACGGCTCCACAATTTCTACTGGGTTACGCTGATTTGGCTCAGGTTTATTGGGGTTTGGACAGACTTCCTTAGAGGCGATCCCTTTGATGATAGACTGTCAGACACATCTCTGGGGGGTGGTGCGTTTTCCTGGATGATCCTTCAGAGGATGTCAACTTCAGCTGGAGCAACACCGACATTAATTGCTTCTCAAAGTCAGTGATGGATCTTTAACAGTCACAACTTCTAGGAGGACATGTCAACAAATCTTGCAGGACGACTGTTATGTTatgaatctgtttaaaaaagatAGTCCTTTGTTGTGTGAAATTCCAAGAATAATTCTTTGTGTCTTCCACATttgtaaaacacttttattcCATTGCTCACACCCAAGAAGCAGCCAACCAAAGATGGACAGATTTGATGCAATATGCATCTAAAATGTcaataagtttgttttttgcctTATTTGTTGTCAACATAAAGTGATTAGCTTTGCTGTCTAAAGTGCTCCATCAAAGTATCACTAACTTCACCTTTCTATCAGTTATCAAACTACATTTTAAGTTGTATGTACATATTATagcaaattttattttagtatattattcatttatttctaatagTATTTTCCTGCTTATTTTTATCCATGAGACCACAGCAAATTTCTTGTATGTACAAGCCTACCTGACGATAAAGAGAATTCTGACAGTACTGTATAAACTGCCAATATGAACTTATTTAGGCAGCTAAAAGCCACCAGCTAATTCATAGCCATGCTCATTTTTCAACAGTGTTAATGAGTGTAATTGATGGTGAGACTGTTGTCAAGACAGTCACCTCATTGAGACTGTTTATATGTAGCAATATAAGTtttccaaatacaaaaaaagactCCTTCCTTGTCTCATGAGAATGTGACTCTAAGGGATCAATTCTACTGAGGAACCCTCCTTGATTTTGAGAAGCATCTTTTATACTTACCTTTTTTGGTACCAAAAGTCTATACTGCAAGTCCTTAGTGGTGTCATAAGAAAAGCCCAATCTGTTTTACTATCACACTATTTCAGGCtatttagagagagagagagagagagagagagagagagagagagagagagagagagagagtgagagagagagagagagagagagagaggagccTGTGCTGTAACAACAAAGAGCTGcttagtcttttttttactgttttttaccACATGCAAATACCTGAATGTGGAATATTTATCATCACAGCAGTTAGTCTCATATTCATTCTCTTACCCTGGCCCAGCCTGCTGCTGCTTATCAGCTGAGCCTCTGGATCTTGACTCTGAATATCAGGCATTTCTGGTATCCACTGCATGCCCTCCAAGCTTAAATCCTCCACTTTCATAAAGTCCAAACAGCAGGATGTGGCACCGATTTCTTCCTCAGGCTCCTCCTGCTTGACAGTAACTTGTTCTAATGTAGACTTGCTGTCAGCGGTGTGAGATGGTGCGGAGTCTTGAGCTCGTGGGTCCTGACATACCGGATTCATGGCTTCAACTTTCACTCCATAATGACTGGAAATGTCTTCAGTGACCTCTGAGAATAAAAAGCAACATGAAAATGTCAATTAGAACATATTCTTTTACTGTGATTACACTGTTGGCTTTGAGAAGACCACTTATCACTTACATAAGTctaattttcagattttttcattttcagagggTTTGTATTGTACAATTATGAGAAgtggatttttaattaaattaaaattaagagAGACGTCTGCACGTCCTgagcctggttctgctggaggtttccCTTCTTGGTGAAAGGgagtttttcttctctgctggTGCCAACCACCGTGTGCATGGTCAGTATGAGGGGTTGAGATGATTTTATGCAACCCGTTGGTTTTCTTAGATGGGCACTTATTTTTATGAAGTGGTTTACTTTAACTAATTAATTATAAACTGGTCTAATAGAGATAATAcaacagatttgttttaattataacTTAACAACGATTAATTGTATTAAACTGGGCTGTGAAAAGGTACTTTGCAAGGACATTGTAGCAAACTGACTTTTTACAAACAAGTCAAATTAAATTGTTAATGTAAATACAAGTATGTCTTAGGTCAACCTTTTGCCAATTATAAAACGAAACGTGGCATTCACTAATCAAGTTAACACGCGAAGTAGCAGCTGCTAAGTAGTATCACTTCATTTTCACACCTTCATGTGTGAAATCTGCCCATGTATCAAAGTTTGTCACTAAATATATACGgtcacacacactacataaaatacaaaagcaCTGCACTACACCAGTTGCAATTTATAGGGAGTACGAACCATCATTACACACCTTTACATCCATTATTTCCTTCCTCCCCAGTCTGTGAACCTGCATCACTGTCACATCCAGTCATCTCATCACGCTTAGatcttttgtcttgttttttgcGCACATAT
The Melanotaenia boesemani isolate fMelBoe1 chromosome 4, fMelBoe1.pri, whole genome shotgun sequence genome window above contains:
- the LOC121637746 gene encoding zinc finger and SCAN domain-containing protein 5A-like is translated as MKPQLTETRRRQLAIKPSGAETAPSFQEELIAAIQGAFEVAVDIVVREVKALVGQTTCDICDELRRENESLKQKLQRAEAMLDSASMGEKKDDSPANELVIAIKHRDEPLQHKRDTKYPNREERSLDGAGARGALVGHRGTNPDLQDKYVRKKQDKRSKRDEMTGCDSDAGSQTGEEGNNGCKEVTEDISSHYGVKVEAMNPVCQDPRAQDSAPSHTADSKSTLEQVTVKQEEPEEEIGATSCCLDFMKVEDLSLEGMQWIPEMPDIQSQDPEAQLISSSRLGQAHPANLVASMPPPDHRSISSAFPNSNQLAEPAVISQPSQPVYGVQLRTSRAIATLHTCKFCSQSFHLPSLLRRHYGQCQQRLHQRCPQPLAGNKRTRLQLYPPGCSPFRCTVCNREFNRMENLKTHLRIHTGERPYTCSVCSKCFRHSGALTRHFRIHTGEKPYICGQCGKSFRNCGGLKFHQRSHSM
- the zfyve27 gene encoding protrudin isoform X1, which codes for MQITGAFQDPSQGSGERGELVHSFSKETSGSPDASELGSPRCVPNFDLYNMVVSYKKMALFLEPVVDALELVRYLLGWKMPLCSLLVCIVLNIFFCTVTEVGWFTVSVVAVSAPAALGYLQDRCGGRASEAELQRRRYHAVHRRDLLTVQISKQEAMLEVKDLLKHLDDMLSSACQSAEAVYKVLYWDNHTKSSRFYCGMLTLACLLYVAPVGWVLAGLNSAIFLWNKDFCRVLMDLRKLFHMGRSQSSEGMCEEQEQSNLLDRTPTPTSLEDLSPGSIEEAEEAEPDDEFKDAIEENSVSLQETPLVLLEDDDGPLGAPEYDTISENGLLSRNEPIRSKVSKLTEKLRKRYPTAATGNCSSCNAVFSVLKKRRNCSNCGNSFCSRCCSFKVLRSVMGATAPEAQRETVFVCAVCNSSLAKLP
- the zfyve27 gene encoding protrudin isoform X3, whose product is MQITGAFQDPSQGSGERGELVHSFSKETSGSPDASELGSPRCVPNFDLYNMVVSYKKMALFLEPVVDALELVRYLLGWKMPLCSLLVCIVLNIFFCTVTEVGWFTVSVVAVSAPAALGYLQDRCGGRASEAELQRRRYHAVHRRDLLTVQISKQEAMLEVKDLLKHLDDMLSSACQSAEAVYKVLYWDNHTKSSRFYCGMLTLACLLYVAPVGWVLAGLNSAIFLWNKDFCRVLMDLRKLFHMGRSQSSEGMCEEQEQSNLLDRTPTPTSLEDLSPGSIEEAEEAEPDDEFKDAIEEDDDGPLGAPEYDTISENGLLSRNEPIRSKVSKLTEKLRKRYPTAATGNCSSCNAVFSVLKKRRNCSNCGNSFCSRCCSFKVLRSVMGATAPEAQRETVFVCAVCNSSLAKLP
- the zfyve27 gene encoding protrudin isoform X2, producing MQITGAFQDPSQGSGERGELVHSFSKETSGSPDASELGSPRCVPNFDLYNMVVSYKKMALFLEPVVDALELVRYLLGWKMPLCSLLVCIVLNIFFCTVTEVGWFTVSVVAVSAPAALGYLQDRCGGRASEAELQRRRYHAVHRRDLLTVQISKQEAMLEVKDLLKHLDDMLSSACQSAEAVYKVLYWDNHTKSSRFYCGMLTLACLLYVAPVGWVLAGLNSAIFLWNKDFCRVLMDLRKLFHMGRSQSSEGMCEEQEQSNLLDRTPTPTSLEDLSPGSIEEAEEAEPDDEFKDAIEENSVSLQEDDDGPLGAPEYDTISENGLLSRNEPIRSKVSKLTEKLRKRYPTAATGNCSSCNAVFSVLKKRRNCSNCGNSFCSRCCSFKVLRSVMGATAPEAQRETVFVCAVCNSSLAKLP